The nucleotide window tattttcaaaaaatgtttcATTCCCTTAGAAAAGTGGGGAAAACTAAcggttatttattttatacttcttacatgttttttttaatttaaaaatacatataaatttaagtagtatgtataagtatttttttttaaattgggGGCCCAAAAATATGGTGCCCCAAGCAATGACTTTAGTGGCCTAGTGGTTAAGACGATCCTGGGGATAGAAAAACGAAAAAGTAATAATTTGGACAAGTACACACATTGCGTCCAACGTGACAATTCACATGACACCGTATATGTATTAATTCTTGCGATATTGTACTATATTTGTTTAACCTTCgattatatgaaatttacattttttatcctgaatattcacaaaattgttaattattccTATCATTTAATTAGTCAGAAGTTATGTTTAAGCTTATGATGTACTTCTAAAATgaatccaaaaatatatatttttctttataaaaggACTAAAACctacatttatattttttaagaaagttaaatatattaaattatactttctctattcacttttatttgtcatggtttgacttgacatattcattgagaaaataattaatgatataagtattttatcAAACTATTCCCTATTAAATGATGTCTAAAAAATGATTTGggaaataagtatttaatgcggagggtaaaacatgaaaaaaaatttattgtcttttcttgatatgttaaaagagacaagtaaaattgaaaatatatttaatgataagggtaaatcAGGAACTAAATGTAATATTATCCATGGATTTCATAAAGtaaacaagtattgttggacatttatttttagtataggggacaaatattgttgaacggaggaagtaattattatttatatttgagaAAACGATCAAATACCCCCTCAACCTATTATCCGATTCTCTACTACACATTTATACTttacgggggtcctattacccccctaaaGTATTTTAAACACAAATATTTATACACTTAAAACGTCACCCCCAAATCTTTGTTGCAGAGTGTAATAGAGAGAAGGCCCAAAATAGTCCCTCATCTTtgggttaagactcaaagtcatccttaagttttcacatggagcactaatagtccctcatgtttgtaatattggtgcacttttggtcctcccctaaacttttgcctattttttaacattaattttgttcataattttatgtaaggaatgtcccatcgtctttttatatatttagtagaaataataaacAGTTGGTTTAGGGGTGGTTATCCACACGAATGACTCGGCCTCGATCCCCCCTCAATGCATTCTGAGTTGAGCCTATCGCatagggcttgcctagtgcggtttACATCCCCTGTGTGGTTTGCAGGCTATTACATAGTGGGGGGTTTACCCAGTGCGCACAAAGTGCTCACCCGAAGGGCAGAGGCTATGGCAGAGGTTGTAGCGGTTGCGAGTTATCCTGGGgttccaaagaaaaaaaaaactctatgtGAGAGAATGTGAGAAGAAGAATACCTAGTTCTGTTCAGTATAAATATTACTGTAGCTAaattaagaacattttcacatATGActtgcaagaaaagaaaaatttgtaCTATTGTACGTGAAATCGTCGTGATGAACCTCTCGACTTTACCTGCAGTACGatttctactaaacaaaataaggtgtttttcttctcacaatctctaacatggagttattatttctactaaatatataaaatgatgattaaacattccatacataaattatgaataaaatcaatgttaaaaaataggcaaaattttgaagaaggaccaaaagtgcaccaatattgcaaatatgagagactattaatgctccatgtgaaaactcaaggatgactttgagccttaacccaaagatgagggactattttgggccttttctcGAGTGTAATACACGCatctatttttcaaaattaaaaaaataaaataaaaaatcatcacCAAAATACAGCAAGTTTAatgcttttcattttttctccACCATTCTATTCATCTTCCTAAATCATCCTATTTTTTCTCCATTGTTTCCAAATTTCTCATCTCCTCCAATCCACCTCCATCTCCATCACACCCATCATCTTCCGTCTTTCTTCTATCTTTCGATCATTTATTTGCACAAAATCTAGTTGTCATTGTTGAATTCAATAAATTGACATGAATGTTGAATCTTTTTATCATGTATCTTACTGCCATTATGGTTCTCCAGTTGcttttttttgatgaatttgaagataAAAATTTGCTTGcccaatttcaaattctaatacCCACTTTCAATTCCAATCAAGAaactcataaatttcaaattttaataccCACTTTCAATTCCAATCAAGAAACTCGGGTTGCTACTATAATCGAAAAGATTTCTATAGCAGAAGCTGTAATATCATGTCAATGTCGGATTGAAAGTATTTTCCATTGAGGTGAAAGAACTTAAAGgattatcattttctttcttttggttATGCTGTCTATTTTTAAGAAAGATTTGAAGGTGATGGTCATGAAAAAGTTCATTATGGactaaaagtgaaaaaaatgaaaaaataaaatattgtattacCATGACAGCCATGGCAAAATTCAATTGCAGAGGTGTAATTTTTTAAGGAGGTAATAGTTAGAGAGAGAATATGTGattgtaattaattaaatttatttattaatcataTTGAATTCAATTAAGAAATGACAGTTGTCCAATCATTTAATTATGACTAATTTATTTGCCTTACACTTGCTTCCAGGAAAGTGAACACACTTGTTGTGTCACATCAACACTTAAGGGTATCAATATCTCTGTTTAAAATAATTCAAGGGGTAATAGGATCTCCATAAAATATTAGTGTGTAGTTAAGCATTGAGTAATAGGTTGAAGAGGTATTTGATTgttttctctttatattttaatcCCTAAGTtattagtactccctccgtccctttttagttgtccactttagaaatggcacacagattaaggcaacaattattagcatagtgaagttacaattttacccttatgacaacttttcacttcaaaattacaaccacttatttgaattaaagtgaaataaattggagggaaacaacatacacttttacaattttcaagaagtgtaaataagggtataataggaaaaaatttgttgtcctttcttgatttgtcaaaatggacaactaaatagggacaaccaaaaaaggaaatatggacaagtaaatagggacggagggagtatataaatAGGTGTGAGCACAAAGTTTTGGAATTACCAGATGAAAACAAGAGCAAAGACCAAGTCAATAGAAAAGACAAAGTGAAACAATTTACTGGACTTGTCATTTCCACACACTGTTGTGATAAAAGGTAATTAGTCCAAACTCCAAATCATCATTAGCTTAAAATGTAAGAAATTTATATTTGTTCTCTTATTCAGAAATTTCGAtgctttgtaaattgtaacGCACTGGCTGACATCAGAGTTTGGCttgaattttaaaacatttgaggaagaaatttttattaatttattaaagaGTAGAAGATACACTTTTGTGAGTGTATAAATAAACATTAGCTTGCAGATATGAGTTGCAAATTAAAACAAACATGGCAGATGAAGTGAAGCTTTACAGGACATGGTCAAGCCGATTTAGTTTGAGAATCGTTTGGGCACTACATATCAAAGGGATTGAATACGAAGCCATCTTTGAAGATTTAAGCCATAAGAGCCCTCAACTCCTCCAGTATAATCCTGTTCATAAAAAAGTTCCTGTACTTGTACACAAAGGCAAACCAATTTGTGAATCACTCGTAATTCTTGAGTATATCGATGAGACATGGAAGAAGGAAACAACTCCTTTGCTACCTCAGGATCCTTATGAGAAAGCCATGGCACGTTTTTGGGCAAAATTTGTGGATGACAAGGTAAGATACCATTGATATCTGTTAATTTCAGAACAAGTAACTATTTTCATGTATCTATATAATTTGACTTTAGACCACTAATTTTATTGAGTCGTATTAGTACATTAACATATGTATCTATATAATTTGACTTTAGACCACTAATTTTATTGAGTTGCACCTGTATATTATCATTTGAGCAAAGTGATCAGTCGGACAATAGGTATTTTCAGTTATTGAATTGATCATTTTCGTTGATATTTGTCTTTCATGATCTGCAGCTTCTGCCATCAGTAACGAGTGTTTTCACAGAAAAAGGATATGAGGCGAAAAAGGAAGCTCTTGTTCCAGCAGTGCAAAATCTAGAACTCATTGAAGAGCAATTGAAAGGGAAGAAATTTTTTGGTGGAGAAAGTATAGGATATGTGGATCTTGTACTTGGTTGGATGGCGTATCTTCTTGATGTGTTTGAGGAGGTAATCGATCTGAAGTTGTTTGATGCACACAAATTTCCGCTCTTGTCAGGATGGATGAAAAACTTTTGTGATGCTCCGGCAATCAAACAACACTTGCCACCACGAGACAAACTAGTAACCAAATACCAACTGCTCCATGAAAAATACCAGACGACATCAAATTAAATGGTGAAAATTGCTGCAGTATGTGTCTTATAGGTTATGGAAATAACAATAAACTGATGTTTGTATGATCAAGTACTTTTGGATACTGAGGGAAGTATCGTGTACTAAAGAAGAGATCGGGCCTATATCAACTTTGCATTTTTACAAAGTCACGTTTACCCCTTCAAATGCTCTCCTATTCCGTTTTTTTCAAATGACATACATGATTGCTAAAGTAACAACTCTCCATACCCATAGGCAACTTTGCTACACCTTTTTCGAATTCCATGATACTGCATTCCTCCATGGCATCATATGAAACAGGTGCAGAGCATCTTGCAATCTTCCATTCTTCAGATAACCACTTAGCTTTCTCTTGTTAATATTCacaaaattgttaattattccATCATTTAATTCGTAAGAAGTTATGTTAAAGCTTATGATGTACTTCTAAAATGAAtccaaatataatatttttctttataaaaggGCTAAAAcgtacattttttatttttttttaagaagttaaatatattaaatcatataacatataatataaggaccaaaataaaattttgccATTAATTAAAGGGTCAAAAGTGCAATTATCCCTAATTATTAATATGCTTGAgaattttttaggaataaatatGACGATTTGCCACGTCATCATGCCACATAAGCACCACGTAAGTTTCACATGACACAAAGTTGCGAGAGATTATATTAGAAGAAGACTAGTCCATAGTAGAAAGTTCTAGAGAAATGTGAGAATCTCATGTAGAAACTGGAATATCATAGATTTTTTACCTGAAAGGTCCTTAGAAAATTCTAGACACGTAGAGAATTCTAGTAATATGACTATTTTGTAAATATATAGAAacttatataataattattatttacactTTAATCCCTAAatagtagtataaatagatgaACATCCATTTATAAATTCATATcacaaaaatcaatcaaaattcCCTACACATTTCTTCCTAAATTCTTAC belongs to Solanum stenotomum isolate F172 chromosome 1, ASM1918654v1, whole genome shotgun sequence and includes:
- the LOC125846059 gene encoding glutathione transferase GST 23-like isoform X2, which encodes MADEVKLYRTWSSRFSLRIVWALHIKGIEYEAIFEDLSHKSPQLLQYNPVHKKVPVLVHKGKPICESLVILEYIDETWKKETTPLLPQDPYEKAMARFWAKFVDDKLLPSVTSVFTEKGYEAKKEALVPAVQNLELIEEQLKGKKFFGGESIGYVDLVLGWMAYLLDVFEEVIDLKLFDAHKFPLLSGWMKNFCDAPAIKQHLPPRDKLVTKYQLLHEKYQTTSN
- the LOC125846059 gene encoding glutathione transferase GST 23-like isoform X3 — protein: MADEVKLYRTWSSRFSLRIVWALHIKGIEYEAIFEDLSHKSPQLLQYNPVHKKVPVLVHKGKPICESLVILEYIDETWKKETTPLLPQDPYEKAMARFWAKFVDDKLLPSVTSVFTEKGYEAKKEALVPAVQNLELIEEQLKGKKFFGGESIGYVDLVLGWMAYLLDVFEEVIDLKLFDAHKFPLLSGWMKNFCDAPAIKQHLPPRDKLVTKYQLLHEKYQTTSN